The genomic region CGATGCGACGACACTGTCCTGGTCGGGCCGCACCCTGGTGCTGCCGCAGACGGTGACCGCCTCCGGCGAGCGCTATGCCGACGAGCATGGCAACGAATTCCGCAGCAAGGGCGATTCCGCGATGCTGACGCTGTCGGGTCGTCCGCAGGTGCAATGCACCTCCGCGGACTCGCCCTCGCCCTGGACGGAGGCGGCCGAACGCGGGATCGCCTTCCGCGCTGCCGGCAACGAGCCGGGCTGGTGGGTCGAGGTCGGCAGCGGTGCGGCACCGGCAATGAATGCCGTGCTCGACTATGGCGAACGCAGCCTGGAGATCGCCCGCGCCCAGCCGGGCGGCAACGGGTATTCCGGCTCCACCGCCGATGGCGTCGCCGTCAGGCTGTCGATAGAGCGCCGCGCCTGCGAGGACGGCATGAGCGGCGAGGCCTTCGACGCCCGCGCCGAACTCAGGGTGGGCGACAACACCTATACCGGTTGCGGAGCGTTCCTGCGGGATTGATCGGCGCCAGCCTGGCCAGGCCGACAGGCTCAGTCGCGCAGCGTCCAGCGCCCCAGCTCGGTGTAGGCGAATTGTTGCCGCATGTCGCTCTGCAGCAGGCTGAAGGCGGCAACGCGCCAGGCGACCGGCAACGGGAGCGCGGTGTCGGGCCAACGACGCGCCGCATCACGGACCACGGTCACATGCGGTGTCAGTTGTTTCCCTGAAAGCGTGCGTATCGATTCGCGGGCCAGCGCCAGGCCCAATCCATCCCACAGTGCCCGCAGCCCGTCGGGCATGACAGCGCACCCCAGCCAGCACGGTGCCGAGCGGATCGGAAAACTGCCGGCCCGGTCGAGCACCAGGTCGAAGGCCGGAATCCGGATACGCTCCGCTGCCCTGCATGCCGCGTCGACGACCCGGCGACAGTCTTCCGGATGCTCGCCGAGGAATTGCAGGGTCAGGTGATAACGATGCGGCTGGATCCTGCGTCCGCCGCTGTCGAACCCGGCATCCAGGCGCCGGGCCACGGCATCGATACCGGCACGGACGGCAGCCTCCGGCCAGAGGGCGAAAAACAGGCGATAGCGCGGGGTGCTGTCGGTCCGGTCGAAACCGGCGAGATCGAGTTGCTGCATGCCGACAGTCTAGAACCTGTCGAAACCGTCGGTGACGCCACGGCTCCCTGGCAGCGCAACCCGAAGCCGCCCCGATATCACGGCGCGACGGATCGCACGGCTCCTTTGCCGACGGTTGATCCCGATCAAGCCCGCACCCGCGATCACGTGATCCGATGGCCACGCCTTGACACCCCGGACGGTCGGGACAAAGATTGGACCAGTTGGTCCAACCAGTCAGTAAGACCAATCGGTCAAGACCACGAGACAGCCCATGCCCCGCCCCCGCTTCCACAAACTCGACCTCCAGCGCCGCGAACAGATCCTCGAGATCGCCGGCGAGGAGTTCGCCACGCACGGCTACGACCAGGCGTCGCTCAACCGCATCATCGAACGCCTGGGGCTGAGCAAGGGCCAGTTCTATTACTACTTCGACGACAAGATCGACCTGTTCCAGGCGGTCATGGACTGGGCCTGGGCGCTCGGCGTGCCGGAGGAGATCGGCGACTTCAGCCACCTGCAGGCCGATACCTTCTGGCCCACCCTGGAGCGGCTGTCGGAACGTTCACGCGCGCTGCTGCGCGAGCGGCCATGGTACGTCGGCGTCTGGCGCCCGCTGTACCACCCGCCGGCCGATCCGCGGGCACGCCAGGTCGCGCAGGAAAAGATCGAGCAGGTCGACGCGATCCGCATCACCTTCATGCGCCACGGGCAGAAGATCGGCTGCATCCGCGACGACATGCCCGGGGACCTGCTGATGACCGCGATCTTCAGCCTGCGCGCGGCCATCGACCGCTGGTTCGTCGACCACTGGGATGAACTGACGGCCGAGCAGCGCGACACCCTGCCGCGGCTGATGCTGGACATGTTCCGGCGCATGTTCGAAGAGCCGTGATGCCATGTCCCCCGAGCAAGCCACCGCCGCATTCGAGGTCGAGGGCCTCAGCAAGGTCTACACCATGGGCGAGGTCCGGGTGCAGGCACTGGACGATGTCGACCTCAGCCTGCGCGACGGCGATTTCGTGGTCCTGCTCGGGGCCTCGGGCTCGGGCAAATCGACCCTGCTCAACCTGCTCGGCGGACTCGACACCCCAAGCAGCGGCCGCATCCTCTACCGCGGCGAGGTGCTCGATGCCGACGACGAGACCGCCCTGACCCGCTATCGCCGCCACCATGTCGGCTTCGTGTTCCAGTTCTACAACCTGATCCCGAGCCTGACCGCACGCGAGAACGTGGCCCTGGTGACCGAGATCGTCGACAACCCGCTCCCGCCCGAGGAGGCGCTGGCGCTGGTCGGCCTCGAGCACCGGCTCGACCACTTTCCCTCGCAGCTTTCCGGCGGCGAGCAGCAACGCGTGGCGATCGCGCGCGCGGTGGCCAAGCGCCCGGCGGTGCTGCTATGCGACGAACCGACCGGCGCGCTCGACCTGGCCACCGGCGTGGTGGTGCTCAAGGCGCTGGCGCAGGTCAACGTGGAAATGGGCACCACGACCCTGGTGATCACCCACAACGCATCGATCGCCGACATGGCCGACGTCGTGCTGCACATGGCCGACGGCCGGATCGTTTCCTCCGAGCGCAACACGCGCAAGCGCTCGCCCGACGAGTTGAAGTGGTGAGGCCGTGCGCATTTCGGCCCTGAACCGCAAGCTGCTGCGCGACCTGTGGGCGATGGCGGGCCAGGTACTGGCGATCGCGCTGGTGCTGGCCGCCGGCATGGCCATGTGGGTGATGTACCTGTCGAACTTCCAGTCGCTGCAGCGCAGCCAGCAGTCGTACTACGAGAACCAGCGCTTCGCCGACGTGTTCGCTTCGCTCAAGCGGGCGCCCGGGTCGCTGGCCGACCGCATCGCCGACATCCCGGGCGTGGTGCGCGCCGAAACGCGGGTGGTGGCGGACGTGGTGCTCGACGTGCCCGGCCTGCAGGAACCGGCCAGCGGCAGGTTGATCTCGGTGCCCGCGGACCGGCGCCCGGCGCTGAACGACCTGTACCTGCGCGAAGGCCGCTGGATCTCGCCCGGCCGTCCTGACGAAGTGCTGGCCAGCGAGGCTTTCACCCAGGCACATGGCTTCCACGTTGGCGACCGCTTCGCGGCGATCATCAACGGCCGCAAGCGCACGCTCGACATCGTCGGCATCGTACTGTCGCCGGAGTACGTCTACAGCATCCGCCCCGGGGAACTGGTCCCGGACGATCGCCTGTTCGGCGTGTTCTGGATGGAGCGGCGCGCGCTGGCCAACGCCTTCGACATGGAAGGCGGCTTCAACGACGTCGTCCTGAAGCTGGCGCCGCAGGCACAACCTGACGACGTGATCGCGCGGCTGGACACGCTGCTGGAACGCTACGGTGGCCTCGGCGCGATCCCGCGCGCGCTGCAGCCCTCGCACTGGACCCTGGAGTCCGAACTGCAGCAGTTGCGCAGCATGGGTATCGCGGTGCCGGCGATCTTCCTGCTGGTGACCGCCTTCGTCCTCAACGTCGCCCTCAGCCGCGCGCTGGCGCTGCAGCGGCCCCAGTTGGCCGCGCTCAAGGCATTGGGGTATCGCAACGACGAACTGGCCTGGCATTACCTGAAATGGGCGCTGGCGATCGCGACGCTCGGCGCGTTGCTGGGCGTGGCCGCCGGCGCCTGGCTCGGCGCGGGCATGACCGACCTCTACGCGCAGTATTTCAGCTTCCCGCAGACCGACTACCGGGTTTCGCCGGGGGTGGTGCTGGGCGCGATCGCGGTCAGCCTGCTCACGGCGATGGCCGGGGCGTATTCGTCGGTGCGCCGCTCGGTCCGCATCCCGCCGGCCGAGGCGATGCGGCCCGAGCCACCCGCGCGCTACCGGCGCAGCATCATCGAGCAACCCGGGCTGCGCCAGCGGCTGGGCATGGCGATGCGCATGATCCTGCGCAACCTGGAACGGCAGCCGCTGCGTGCGCTGGCTTCGATCACCGGCATCGCGTTCGCCGCCGGTATCCTGCTGTTCGGGTTCTCGCTGATCGCTTCGACCGAGCGCCTGATCTCGCTGCAGTTCTCGGTCGCCGAGCGGCAGGACGTCACGGTCAACTTCGTCGAGCCCGCCTCATCCTCCGCCCACCACGCACTTGCGCGGCTGCCCGGCGTCCTCGCGGTGGAACCCCAGCGCACGGTCCCGGCACGCCTGCGCGCCGGCTTCCGGCACCGGGACCTGGCGATCACCGGGCTGTCCCCGGATGCCCGGCTGCGCCGCATCGTCGACATGGACGGCAAGGCGGTGGCGTTGCCGCCCGATGGCCTGGTGCTGTCGACGATGCTGGCGCGCGTGCTCGACGTCGTCCCGGGCGACCGCGTGGCGCTGGAGGTCCTGCAGGGCCACCGGCCGCAGCTGGAAGCGACCGTCGCCGCGCTGGTCGATGACTCGCTGGGCCTGTCGGCCTACATGGACATCGATGCGGTGCGCCGCATGATGCGCGAAGGCGGCACCCTGTCCGGCGCGGCGATGAAGATCGACCTCGCGCAGGAGCAGGCCCTGTCGCAGGTGCTGAAGTCGCTGCCGAGCATTGCCGGGGTCGCGATCAAGCGCACCGTGATCGAGAACTTCCGCGAGACGATGTCGCAGAACATCGGCCTGATG from Lysobacter alkalisoli harbors:
- the thpR gene encoding RNA 2',3'-cyclic phosphodiesterase, which encodes MQQLDLAGFDRTDSTPRYRLFFALWPEAAVRAGIDAVARRLDAGFDSGGRRIQPHRYHLTLQFLGEHPEDCRRVVDAACRAAERIRIPAFDLVLDRAGSFPIRSAPCWLGCAVMPDGLRALWDGLGLALARESIRTLSGKQLTPHVTVVRDAARRWPDTALPLPVAWRVAAFSLLQSDMRQQFAYTELGRWTLRD
- a CDS encoding TetR/AcrR family transcriptional regulator, with the protein product MPRPRFHKLDLQRREQILEIAGEEFATHGYDQASLNRIIERLGLSKGQFYYYFDDKIDLFQAVMDWAWALGVPEEIGDFSHLQADTFWPTLERLSERSRALLRERPWYVGVWRPLYHPPADPRARQVAQEKIEQVDAIRITFMRHGQKIGCIRDDMPGDLLMTAIFSLRAAIDRWFVDHWDELTAEQRDTLPRLMLDMFRRMFEEP
- a CDS encoding ABC transporter ATP-binding protein, encoding MSPEQATAAFEVEGLSKVYTMGEVRVQALDDVDLSLRDGDFVVLLGASGSGKSTLLNLLGGLDTPSSGRILYRGEVLDADDETALTRYRRHHVGFVFQFYNLIPSLTARENVALVTEIVDNPLPPEEALALVGLEHRLDHFPSQLSGGEQQRVAIARAVAKRPAVLLCDEPTGALDLATGVVVLKALAQVNVEMGTTTLVITHNASIADMADVVLHMADGRIVSSERNTRKRSPDELKW
- a CDS encoding ABC transporter permease; this encodes MRISALNRKLLRDLWAMAGQVLAIALVLAAGMAMWVMYLSNFQSLQRSQQSYYENQRFADVFASLKRAPGSLADRIADIPGVVRAETRVVADVVLDVPGLQEPASGRLISVPADRRPALNDLYLREGRWISPGRPDEVLASEAFTQAHGFHVGDRFAAIINGRKRTLDIVGIVLSPEYVYSIRPGELVPDDRLFGVFWMERRALANAFDMEGGFNDVVLKLAPQAQPDDVIARLDTLLERYGGLGAIPRALQPSHWTLESELQQLRSMGIAVPAIFLLVTAFVLNVALSRALALQRPQLAALKALGYRNDELAWHYLKWALAIATLGALLGVAAGAWLGAGMTDLYAQYFSFPQTDYRVSPGVVLGAIAVSLLTAMAGAYSSVRRSVRIPPAEAMRPEPPARYRRSIIEQPGLRQRLGMAMRMILRNLERQPLRALASITGIAFAAGILLFGFSLIASTERLISLQFSVAERQDVTVNFVEPASSSAHHALARLPGVLAVEPQRTVPARLRAGFRHRDLAITGLSPDARLRRIVDMDGKAVALPPDGLVLSTMLARVLDVVPGDRVALEVLQGHRPQLEATVAALVDDSLGLSAYMDIDAVRRMMREGGTLSGAAMKIDLAQEQALSQVLKSLPSIAGVAIKRTVIENFRETMSQNIGLMITINVLFAGIIAFGVIYNAARVSLSERSRELASLRVLGFTLAEISLILLGELVILTAVALPFGAVLGHGMAQAMVKSIESEVYRFPLATTPATIAWSALVVIAAATVSGLIVRRRLDRLDLVGVLKTRE